The Siniperca chuatsi isolate FFG_IHB_CAS linkage group LG7, ASM2008510v1, whole genome shotgun sequence genome includes a window with the following:
- the cep126 gene encoding centrosomal protein of 126 kDa isoform X3, with amino-acid sequence MQVLQDNFFYHSNSRLGAGGRLEDERQLLVEEQKLCRVRARKFSLETNRRRKALEERRKQWDVQEQRLRENILQQRRQRVQNATERFQRAHLPSSQRRRQCFRRNVPNIEDALNQIQGTLSSHTRQSSFLSRNSNVSRSCTPSPKPPTVSKTSHRQALSAVEAYTKLLQEQSMTCFKNSQQTEKTQEKQQYHNPQDSYLSDCCNSESLSSKDSLENEDPNHSTKNLQCSYSSFLLDSEKPHPDLRNQNDLCPTSDLTSFSAMMFHGDNLPQSKKLLELKQKKQEDSEVPNNKMHVSKASWGITSVEQMPKTETQPDLHNCNRLTLCEIISADPEHFEVHTPQNSPNHNIIVTNRVAPGNTALQSSCPKQEALLDLRQQRVHNDRQLKHPSATEILFPDKNGNSKDILFGAPPKSNIFLNDSTTDNASQEGTLQQTGKENHYLSSQKEPSASINNLDKVSNSEPKTEKPINTALLQHACLSNIQSDTLKCLKCPEEEVHKLPVSVGTSHSVCEVRFIKGILKKQSKYMSGDTTCVYGSGHWVFAKQVALAIRDSVELTRAKTKDVEGNNTVKKKLRWFDEVHVEKEYKEQNIMKQMKSKSSNISQSNYNSEDHQLSLTTVSGASKPGPSMTPPASTGYHFTKQAWADVGVQVSLPQERTDEVKVPWSSTRTGGPKVPWRERSTRAEAGPVSSRTRKGTVIRPQSAIEVSQIAKAQGKIMVPRPPPRMESEEKTPYITKTPYSADHASVTCKQALAVEQALHKDNSEGFFSPYTHHVIRTDGSVMYTPLPPSYTCPVSEGNTNGTPSSGHQETQGCSRRRGMVYNEKGLCLDCTPTDQEISQLWHGVRSALATKDAKNMLRRQALESRRVVRKPCVEQSRQPPGSGNRRFPQPSQPTKKTTEPVRPYEGLESTAQLHQAEEHAEGLLEERNIVAAMETAQTQRSGTVQQRSQQQGLTTISLEEQKILLSLDRLNHQLYCVREHVRGYTGTRGLVLSDAPSTSEVKVSNHHKHRASSANNPSRYQKKF; translated from the exons ATGCAAGTTCTTCAGGACAACTTCTTTTACCACTC AAATTCGAGGTTGGGAGCTGGTGGACGCCTCGAAGATGAGAGACAACTTTTGGTTGAAGAGCAGAAGTTATGCAGAGTCCGAGCTCGCAAGTTCTCCCTGGAAACCAACCGACGCAGGAA GGCTCTGGAGGAAAGACGGAAGCAGTGGGACGTGCAGGAGCAACGGCTGAGAGAGAACATCCTACAGCAACGCAGGCAGCGAGTACAGAATGCAACTGAGCGCTTCCAAAGAGCCCATTTACCTTCTTCTCAGAGACGCAGACAAT GTTTTAGAAGAAATGTCCCAAATATTGAAGATGCACTCAATCAAATTCAAGGCACCTTAAGTTCACACACGCGGCAGTCCTCTTTCTTGTCCAGAAACTCTAATGTTAGCAG AAGCTGCACTCCCTCTCCTAAGCCTCCCACAGTTTCTAAAACCTCCCACCGCCAAGCACTCTCTGCTGTAGAGGCCTACACTAAACTGCTTCAGGAGCAGAGCATGACTTGCTTCAAGAACAgtcaacaaactgaaaaaacacaagagaagCAACAATATCACAATCCACAG GACAGCTACCTGTCTGATTGCTGTAATTCTGAAAGCCTTTCAAGTAAGGACAGTTTGGAGAACGAGGACCCCAACCACAGCACAAAAAATCTACAGTGTTCCTATTCATCATTCTTGCTTGACTCAGAGAAGCCCCATCCAGACCTGAGAAATCAAAATGATTTGTGTCCGACATCAGACCTAACTTCTTTCTCAGCGATGATGTTTCATGGTGATAACTTACCCCAGTCAAAAAAACTGCTTGAACttaagcagaaaaaacaagaggaCTCTGAAGTGCCTAACAATAAGATGCATGTTTCTAAAGCTTCTTGGGGGATCACATCTGTTGAGCAAATGCCTAAAACAGAGACCCAGCCTGATCTGCACAACTGCAACCGATTAACTCTTTGTGAAATTATTAGTGCAGACCCAGAGCACTTTGAGGTACACACCCCACAAAACAGTCCCAATCATAACATCATTGTTACAAATAGAGTTGCTCCCGGCAACACAGCACTTCAGTCTTCATGTCCTAAACAAGAGGCTCTGTTGGATCTCAGGCAACAGAGGGTCCATAATGACAGACAATTAAAACATCCATCAGCTACAGAAATTCTTTTTCCTGACAAAAATGGCAACAGCAAAGATATTTTGTTTGGGGCTCCCCcaaagtcaaatattttcttGAACGATAGCACAACAGATAATGCCTCCCAAGAAGGAACTCTTCAgcaaacaggaaaagaaaaccaCTATCTGTCATCCCAGAAAGAGCCTAGTGCTTCCATAAACAACCTCGATAAGGTTTCAAACTCAGAGCCCAAAACTGAGAAGCCCATTAATACAGCATTGCTGCAACACGCATGCTTGTCTAACATTCAATCAGACACTCTTAAGTGCCTTAAGTGTCCTGAGGAGGAAGTACACAAATTGCCTGTTTCAGTGGGGACATCTCATTCAGTATGTGAAGTCAGATTCATTAAAGGAATCCTTAAAAAGCAGTCCAAATATATGTCAGGAGATACCACATGTGTGTATGGCTCAGGACATTGGGTTTTTGCAAAACAAGTAGCTTTAGCGATCAGAGATAGTGTTGAACTGACTAGGGCAAAAACTAAGGATGTGGAGGGCAACAACACCGTCAAAAAGAAGCTGCGTTGGTTTGATGAGGTACATGTGGAAAAAGAGtacaaagaacaaaacataatgaAACAGATGAAAAGCAAATCTTCCAATATTTCTCAGTCAAATTACAACTCAGAGGACCACCAGCTAAGTCTCACTACAGTCTCAGGGGCTTCCAAGCCTGGACCCAGCATGACCCCTCCAGCCTCCACTGGTTATCACTTTACAAAGCAAGCGTGGGCAGATGTTGGGGTTCAAGTCAGCTTGCCCCAGGAAAGAACAGATGAGGTCAAGGTGCCGTGGAGCAGCACTAGGACCGGTGGCCCCAAGGTCCCTTGGAGAGAGCGCTCTACCAGAGCTGAAGCAGGTCCTGTTTCCTCGCGGACTAGAAAGGGCACTGTCATACGACCTCAATCTGCCATCGAGGTGAGTCAGATTGCCAAAGCTCAAGGGAAGATCATGGTGCCCCGCCCACCTCCTAGGATGGAATCAGAAGAAAAGACGCCGTACATCACTAAGACTCCATATAGCGCGGATCATGCAAGTGTCACCTGTAAACAAGCTCTGGCTGTAGAGCAGGCCCTGCACAAGGACAACTCAGAAGGCTTTTTCTCACCTTACACACATCATGTAATCAGAACAGATGGTTCTGTTATGTACACACCACTGCCACCCTCGTATACCTGCCCCGTGTCTGAGGGCAACACGAATGGCACGCCCAGCTCAGGTCATCAGGAAACTCAGGGCTGCAGTAGAAGAAGAGGGATGGTGTACAATGAAAAAGGCCTCTGTTTAGATTGCACTCCCACAGATCAGGAGATCTCACAGCTCTGGCATGGTGTCCGCAGTGCCTTAGCCACCAAGGATG CAAAAAACATGCTTAGAAGACAGGCCCTGGAGAGTAGGCGTGTTGTGAGGAAACCCTGCGTGGAGCAGAGCAGACAGCCTCCTGGCTCAGGGAACAGAAGGTTTCCTCAGCCCTCTCAG cCAACCAAAAAGACCACAGAGCCAGTCAGACCCTATGAAG GTTTGGAGAGTACGGCACAGTTACACCAGGCTGAAGAACATGCTGAAGGCCTACTGGAAGAAAGGAATATTGTGGCTGCCATGGAAACAGCCCAAACACAGAGGTCTGGAACGGTGCAGCAGCGCAGCCAACAGCAGGGACTCACTACCATTTCCTTGGAAGAGCAGAaaatcctcctctctctggACAGACTCAACCACCAGCTGTACT GTGTGCGGGAACATGTGAGGGGTTATACTGGCACACGTGGCCTCGTACTTAGTGATGCACCCTCT ACAAGTGAAGTGAAAGTCTCGAACCATCACAAGCACCGTGCATCCTCAGCTAACAACCCCTCTCGATACCAGAAGAAATTCTGA